One genomic window of Arachis stenosperma cultivar V10309 chromosome 10, arast.V10309.gnm1.PFL2, whole genome shotgun sequence includes the following:
- the LOC130956494 gene encoding uncharacterized protein LOC130956494 has translation MEADKVSHAGECSTSTSMSQTQQEEHEQCPNMEECLKLLKGDRDEQRLAGLLLVTKFCKAEDHSSLRKVYHAVGTSFLHRLLRTGMPKPESVNNDNRVAYLHLAVTVLAALCRVPDIASSQDMLSKIPLILEVISTPSGSSVLEECYEFLYLVSAASSDGIMKLYESGGIKILASQMSSLQDGSHLMEISIKLLQLILSRISLDIIYNDYLPELLVILTAIARQFAVLHTSLKFDALHLLNGILSPKDTAQFLAALRTLSKDNISDNIRIGIVAVLQNRVAPAERLQALFLAESMVSIYGEDWLINQVSASAVQSPAEMCLLLVLEQSRVEIAVLLNELAYLKYEAPQDTSATAEAIVLKRRNVAVAYSLVEKIIKLISNIGGNDGNLLDEGTLTKLIHQLNETIMVVLEYLEDANEHGQKKGDDLLASVRIIGSYLAEVPLACKEKVQNLLGYMLSVEGEDEQSPFYAVCFLLPLLCQITMEIEGCKAMASCGGLKSVIDCFSKLVGPDGYMVEDNGCIFLACDTIMNLLLKNDKIQLTVDESSFVSLLRALAYWSGNTDDMSSMMMAATICALVFDYTSEEALLSCSDFNNTILGSLYELITRCLASSKQDTNVDMDLSEIISAGFSRWAHRYPHIREAMKT, from the exons ATGGAAGCTGATAAGGTCTCCCATGCTGGAGAGTGCTCCACCTCCACGTCAATG TCACAGACACAGCAAGAAGAACACGAACAATGTCCGAACATGGAGGAATGCTTGAAGCTTCTGAAAGGAGATCGAGACGAGCAGCGCCTAGCTGGACTCCTTCTGGTAACCAAGTTCTGCAAAGCAGAGGATCACTCCTCCCTCCGTAAGGTCTACCACGCCGTCGGCACCTCCTTCCTCCATCGCCTTCTCAGAACCGGCATGCCTAAACCCGAATCTGTTAATAACGATAATCGAGTTGCATATTTGCACCTTGCCGTTACTGTTCTTGCTGCTTTGTGTCGCGTTCCTGATATTGCTTCTTCTCAAGACATGCTTTCAAAAATCCCTCTCATTTTGGAAGTCATCTCCACCCC ATCTGGTTCGTCGGTTCTTGAAGAATGCTATGAGTTTTTATACTTGGTATCGGCTGCATCTAGTGATGGAATTATGAAGCTTTATGAATCTGGAGGCATCAAGATACTAGCTTCTCAAATGTCTTCTCTGCAGGATG GTTCACATCTAATGGAAATATCTATAAAACTCTTGCAATTGATTTTGAGTAGGATATCCTTGGATATAATCTACAATGATTACTTACCTGAGCTCTTGGTTATT TTAACAGCAATAGCAAGGCAGTTTGCAGTCTTACACACATCCTTAAAATTTGATGCTCTCCACCTGCTTAATGGCATTCTTTCTCCAAAAGACACG GCACAATTTCTTGCTGCACTTCGAACACTTTCCAAAGATAATATTTCAGACAATATTCGCATTGGTATTGTTGCTGTTTTGCAGAATCGTGTTG CTCCTGCTGAAAGGCTTCAGGCTCTCTTCTTAGCTGAGTCTATGGTTTCCATATATGGAGAAGATTGGTTGATTAACCAAGTAAGCGCAAGTGCTGTACAATCTCCAGCTGAAAT GTGTTTATTGCTTGTCTTGGAGCAGTCAAGGGTTGAAATTGCTGTTCTGCTGAATGAGTTGGCCTATCTAAAGTATGAAGCACCGCAGGATACATCAGCTACTGCTGAGGCAATTGTGCTAAAGCGGCGAAATGTCGCTGTTGCCTACTCTTTGGTTGAGaagataataaaattaatttcaaacaTTGGTGGAAATGATG GAAACCTGCTTGATGAAGGCACCTTGACAAAGCTGATTCACCAACTTAATGAGACAATTATGGTTGTACTAGAGTATTTAGAAGATGCAAAT GAACATGGGCAAAAGAAAGGGGACGATTTACTTGCATCTGTTAGAATTATTGGGAG CTATCTTGCTGAAGTGCCTCTTGCATGCAAGGAGAAGGTTCAAAATCTTTTAGGCTATATGCTTTCTgttgaaggagaagatgaacAAAG CCCCTTTTATGCTGTGTGCTTTCTGCTACCCCTGTTGTGTCAAATTACTATGGAGATTGAAGGATGCAAAGCTATGGCTTCATGCGGAGGACTCAAAAGT GTTATAGATTGCTTCAGTAAATTAGTTGGGCCAGATGGTTATATGGTTGAGGACAATGGTTGCATCTTTTTGGCATGTGATACAATAATGAACCTTCTACTAAAG AATGACAAAATTCAGTTGACAGTAGATGAATCGTCCTTTGTTAGTCTTCTGAGGGCATTGGCTTATTGGTCAG GAAATACTGATGACATGTCAAGTATGATGATGGCGGCAACCATTTGTGCACTGGTATTTGATTATACATCAGAAGAGGCCCTTTTAAGCTGTTCTGATTTCAATAATACCATTCTTGGCAGTCTTTATGAACTCATCACAAGATGTCTGGCTTCATCAAAACAG GATACAAATGTGGATATGGATCTCTCTGAGATTATTTCTGCTG